A stretch of DNA from Pasteurellaceae bacterium RH1A:
AGAGGCGGCAGGCACCATTATTGATGGCAATGTAGCCACCGACAACCTCAAGGTGAAAGGTATTACCAACCTAGACAACGTGGCCATGTTTAACGTATCTGGTTCAGGCGTGCCGGGCATGGTCGGTATGGCGGCCCGAGTTTTCTCCACCATTTCGAAAGCGGGCATTTCCGTTATTCTGATTACCCAATCTTCTTCTGAATATAGCATCAGTTTCTGTGTACCAGCTAAGGTGGCGGATCGGGCTTTAAATGTCTTAAATGCGGAATTTAGTGCCGAACTGGCTGACAATTCGCTCGATCCAATCGAAGTGATTAAAGATCTTTCTGTGGTGTCAGTGGTGGGCGATGGTATGCGTTCTTCTAAGGGGATCGCCGCCCGCTTCTTCGGTGCCTTGGCCCAAGCCAATATCAGCATTGTGGCCATTGCCCAAGGCTCATCTGAACGTTCCATCTCCGCTGTGGTGCCGATGAACAAGGCCATCGAAGCGGTCAAGGCCACCCACCAAAACCTCTTTAACAACAAAAAAGTAGTCGATATGTTCTTAGTCGGGGTGGGAGGCGTAGGGGGCGCACTGATTGAACAGGTAAAAAAGCAGAAGGAATTTCTGGCTAAAAAAGACATCGAAATCCGGGTCTGTGCCCTGGCCAATGCCAATAAAATGCTCCTAGACGAACGTGGCCTCAACCTGGATAACTGGAAGGCGGATCTGGCCAATGCCACCCAGCCGTCAGACTTTGATGTGCTGCTTTCCTTCATTAAATTGCACCATGTGGTCAATCCAGTCTTTGTGGACTGCACCTCGGCCCAGTCGGTAGCCAACCTCTATGCTCGCGCCCTCAAAGAAGGCTTCCACGTAGTGACACCAAACAAGAAGGCCAACACCTCCAGCTATGCCTACTACCAAGAAATGCGGGAAAACGGCCGGGCCAGCCAGCATAAGTTCCTCTACGAAACCAACGTGGGGGCAGGCCTGCCAGTGATTGAGAACCTGCAAAACCTCTTGGCTGCTGGTGATGAAGTGGAGAAATTCGAGGGGATTTTATCGGGGTCGCTGTCCTTTATTTTCGGTAAATTGGAAGAAGGCTTAACCCTCTCCCAAGCCACCCTCTTGGCCAAGGAAAAGGGCTATACCGAACCCGATCCTCGTGACGATCTATCTGGCCAAGACGTAGCCCGTAAGCTCTTGATTTTGGCTCGTGAAACAGGCCTGCCACTGGAGCTAGACGACATTGAAGTGGAAGGCGTATTACCGAAAGGCTTTGCTGAAGACCTGCCAACTGCCGACTTCCTCAAGGTCCTGTCAGAGCTGGATGCGGAATTTGCAAAAAAAGTGGACGAAGCCGCCGCTTGTGGCAAGGTGCTCCGCTATGTTGGCTCCATCACCAACGGCAAGTGCCGAGTGGCCATTGAAGCAGTTGAGGCCGATCATCCGCTCTACAAGGTCAAAAACGGTGAAAATGCCCTGGCCTTCCTCACCCGCTACTACAACCCAATTCCACTCCTACTTCGGGGCTATGGGGCTGGTAATGAAGTGACGGCTGCCGGTGTCTTTGCCGACATCCTCCGCACCCTACACGGGGGGGCCAACTAATGAGCGTCTTACGGATTTATGCCCCGGCCTCCAGTGCCAATTTAAGCGTAGGCTTTGACAGCCTGGGCACGGCCATTTCCCCGATTGATGGCTCACTCTTGGGCGATGTGGTGCAGATTGAAGACTGCGACAGCCCCTTTGAGCTAGAAAGTGCCGGCTATTTTGTTCGGAAACTGCCTAAAGAGCCGCAAAAAAATATCGTCTATCAGGCCTATGTGCTCTTTAGCGAACGCCTTAAATTACGGGGCGGCGTGGTCAAAAATCTACGCCTGACGCTTGAAAAAAATATGCCGATTGGTTCCGGCCTAGGTTCCAGTGCCTGTTCGATTGTGGCGGCCCTGGTTGCCCTCAATAAATTCCATGCAGAGCCTTTTTCTAAGATGGAACTCTTGGAAATGATGGGCGAACTCGAGGGCAGAATTTCAGGCTCCATCCACTACGACAACGTTGCCCCTTGCTACTTGGGCGGCCTGCAACTCATGACCCAGTCCCTAGGCAATATCTGCCAGCCTATCCCATTTTTTGATGAATGGTACTGGGTGCTGGCCTACCCAGGCATTGAGGTTTCGACGGCTGAAGCCCGAGCCATTTTGCCGAAAAGCTACACCAGAGCAGAGATGATCCAACAGGCTCGTTACCTAGGCTCCTTCGTCCACGCCTGCCACACCCACCAGGATGTGCTGGCTGCCGTGATGATGAAGGACTTAATCGCCGAGCCTTACCGTGAAAACCTCCTACCCAACTTCCCAGAAGTCCGCCAGGGCTGTAAGGATTTGGGGGCCTTAGCGGTCGGTATTTCAGGCTCCGGCCCAACCATGTTTGCCATCGCACCAGACCTGGAGCACGCCCAAAAACTGGTGGCCTACCTTGAGAAGCACTACTTACAAAATAATGAAGGCTTTATTCATATTTGTAAGGTGGATAATCAAGGGGCAAGAGAGATTAGCTAGGCCTTACAAGCGGTCAGGATTTGCAAAAAATCTGCAAAGTCTGGCCGCTTGTTCTTTGGAGGAAGGATGGACTTACACAACATTCGTGATGATTACCGCAAGCAGGCTCTGTCCCTAGGAGCTTGTGCCCAAGATCCCTTGGTTCAGTTTGAAAAATGGCTGGCAGAAGCCCTGCAAAGCAGGGTTAATGAAGCGACAGCCATGAACCTGGCCACCGTCAAGCCTGATGGCCGGCCTTCTAGCCGTATGGTGCTGCTCAAAGAGGTCAATCAGCAGGGCTTTGTCTTTTTTACCAACTACCAAAGCCACAAGGGCCAAGCCCTGGCCGCCCACCCCTTTGCTGCCCTCACCTTCTTCTGGCCAGAATTAGAACGCCAGGTGCGGGTTGAAGGGAGGGTAGAAAAACTACCTGAAGGCCAGTCTGATCAATATTTTGCTAGCCGCCCCTACACCAGCCGTATTGGGGCCTGGGCCAGCCAGCAGAGCCAGGTGATCGAGGGCTACCGCACTCTTCTAAGCCGAGCGGCCTCCTTTACCCTCAAATACCCTCTGAACGTCCCCCGCCCAGCCCATTGGGGTGGCTATGTGGTAGTGCCTGAACGGATTGAGTTTTGGCAGGGCAGAACCAGCCGCCTGCATGACAGGATTTGTTATCGTCTGTCAGAGGGGGAGTGGGTAAGGGAGCGTTTGTCGCCTTAGGGCAGTAAACTATTGATAGCGCCAGCGTCCACGCTGGTGCTGATAACTCATTGATATAAAAGACACCAGCGAGGGCGCTAGCGCCATCTGAGCCATCCAAGGTTACCATTTACCGCCCAAAATCCCCACCAAGATGGCCACAAAAATCCCCATTCCCACATAATTATTGTTCAAAAAAGCCTTGAAACAGGCCATTCTTTCCCGTTTTTTGGTTAGCCAGCATTGGTAGATAAAGAGTGTGGCGGTCAGTGCAAGCACGACAAAATAGCCCAGGTTGAAATCCTTGAGATAGCCTAGCCAAACCAGTAGGCCCAAGGTGGTAAATTGCAGGAGGGCGATGATCTTGTTGTCGTATTGGGCGAAGAGAATGGCGGTAGATTTTACCCCGATGCGCAGATCATCATCCCTGTCCACCATGGCATATTGGGTGTCGTAGGCCACCGTCCAGGCTAGATTGGCCAAGAAGAGCAGCCAGCATTCCAATGGTAAACTTTCGCTCACCGCCCCAAAGGCCATGGGGATAGACCAGCCAAAGGCCATGCCCAGCACCAATTGGGGCAGGTGGGTGTAGCGTTTCATAAAGGGATAGACCACGGCCAGGCCTGCTGCAATAAAGGACAGCAAAATGGTGTAGGTGTTGAGTTGCAGCACCAAGCAAAAGGCCATGAGGAGCAGGCCGCCAAAGAGGATCTTGGCCTCGGTTTCGGTCACTCGGCCAGTGGCCAGGGGGCGTTGGTTGGTGCGTTTGACCTGGCCGTCAATATGACGGTCGGCATAGTCGTTAATCACACAGCCTGCCGCCCGCATAACAATCACGCCCAGCACAAAAATCAGGAAAATATTGATGGGCGGAAAGCCATCGGCGGCCATAAAAAGCGCCCAGAGGGTTGGGTGGAGCAGGAGCAGGGTGCCGATGGGCTTGTCCAGCCGCATAAGCTGGGTTAGAGCCTGCCACTTGTCTTTGGAAAAAATCTTAGTCATGACAAATATAAACCGCCACATCATGGTGGCTCAAGTGTTGTTGGAGGTTGGCGGGCAGCTCACGGTTGGTAAAGAGGCCGTTGAGTTCGCTGATATTGCCCAGTTTAACAATGGCCTTGCGGCTGAACTTGGAATGGTCGGTCACCAGCCAAACCTGGCGGGAACTTTGCATCAAGGCCCGTTTGACCTGCACCTCATGGTAGTCATAGTCTAGCATGGAACCATCGCTGTCCACCGCACTGATGCCCAGAATGCCGAAATCCAGGCGGAATTGCTCAATAAACTGCACTGTGGCCTCGCCAATTAAGCCACCATCTGTGCGCAAATTGCCACCTGCCACCGTGATATTAAAATCTTCCTTCTGCATAAGAATGTGGGCAGCATTGAGGTTGTTGGTGACGATATTGAGCTCCTGGTGGTTGAGCAGGGCGTGGGCCACGGCCTCGGAGGTGGTGCCGATGTCTAAAAAGAGAGAAGAGCCATTGGGAATACGGCTGGCCACGGCCTGGCCGATGGCATTTTTTTCACTGGAAAAGAAGAGCTTGCGTTCACTGTAATCACTGTTTTCACTGCTAGACGGCACGCCCGCCCCGCCGTGGTGGCGGCGAATGAGGTTGCTTTCGGCCAGCTCATTGAGATCACGCCGAATGGTTTGGGAGCTGACCCCAAGTTCAGCCACCAGTTCTTCCGTGCTGACGTAGCCCTGATGATTGACCATTTCAATGATTTTTTTGTGTCGAATGGATTGTTTCATTTGCCCTCCTAACAAGCGGTCAATTTGGGCGGATTTTTTGCAAATTTTGCTAAAAATCGCTCCGCTTGTATGCCCTTAATGCTGGCGCCAGGGTCTTCGCTGGTGCCTTTTTCCGAAAATTATCAGCACCAGCCTGGAGGCTGGCGCTATCTTTTCTATCTTTTTATCTAGGCTTTTTAACCTAGTTTACACAAGCACATTTTCAACTTTTACCCCTGATTTTTCAACCTTTTTCGGTGCTTTTGTGCTATAATCTGGCCAATTTTTTGCCCCCTGGGCAACCCTTTATTTTCAGATTAGGAAATTTCAATGAGCGAATTAGCCAAAGATATTACCCCCGTCAGCATTGAGGATGAATTAAAAACCTCCTACCTTGACTACGCCATGTCCGTGATTGTGGGCCGTGCCCTGCCAGATGTGCGTGATGGTTTAAAACCCGTCCACCGCCGTGTGCTGTTCTCCATGCACGAAAACGGCAATACAGCCTCTAAAAAATACGTTAAATCGGCCCGTATTGTCGGTGATGTGATCGGTAAATACCACCCGCATGGCGACTCGGCGGTTTACGACACCATTGTACGGATGGCCCAGCCCTTCTCCCTGCGTTATATGCTGGTGGACGGCCAGGGGAACTTTGGCTCGATTGACGGCGATGCCCCTGCGGCCATGCGTTATACCGAAGCCCGTATGCAACGCATCACCCAGGAGCTTTTGACGGACTTAGATAAAGACACGGTCGATCACTCGCCTAACTATGATGGCGAGCTCATGATCCCAGATGTGCTGCCAACCAAGATCCCAACCCTCTTGGTCAATGGTTCATCAGGCATTGCGGTGGGTATGGCCACCAACATTCCGCCCCACAACCTCAACGAAGTCCTAGACGGCTGCCTAGCCTATATTGATAACAACGACATCAGCATTGATGAGCTTATGCGTTATATCCCTGGCCCAGACTTCCCAACCGCAGCCATCATCAACGGCCGTAAGGGCATTGAAGATGCCTACAAAACAGGCCGGGGCAAGGTTTATGTGCGGGCCAAGGCCACCATTGAAACCCATGACAAGGGCGGTGAACTCATTGTCGTGACCGAGCTGCCTTATCAGGTTAATAAGGCTGAATTGGTTAAGAAGATTGCCGAATTGTCTGACGAGAAGAAGATCGAAGGCATCAGCGATGTGGATGATCTCTCCAATGACGAGGGCATTCGGATTGAAATCAAGGTCAAAAAAGATGCGGTGGCGGAAATTGTTCTCAACCACCTCTATTCTTTAACCCAAATGCAGGTCACCTTCGGGGTCAATATGATTGCTCTGGACAACGGCCAGCCGAAACTCTTCAACCTCAAACAAATTGTTGAAGCCTTTGTCTCCCACCGCCGTGAGGTGGTGACCCGCCGTTCTATTTTTGAACTGCGCAAGGCCCGTGCCCGTGCCCATATTTTAGAGGGCTTGGCCGTGGCCATTTCCAATATTGATGAGATTATTGAGCTGATTCGTAGTGCTAAGGATCGCCCAGAGGCGGCAGAAAACCTCCGCTCTCGCACTTGGGATCTCAACAGTGCCATGACAGCCCTCTTGGATGTCAGCTCCCGTCCAGAAGATCTGGAGCCAGAATACGGCATTCAGGGCAGCCACTACCGCCTATCTGAAGCTCAAATCAACGCAATTTTAGATCTTCGCCTACACCGCCTAACCGGCCTGGCCTTTGATGAAATCATCAATGAATACAAGGAATTACTTGCTGAAATTGCCGAGTTGCTCCATATTCTCAACAGCTCAGAACGCCTGATGGAAGTGATCCGTGAAGAATTGGTCTTGGTTAAAGAACGCTTTGGCGATGAACGCCGCACGGAAATCACCACCAGTTCAGCCGACATCAACCTAGAAGATCTGATCGCCCAAGAAGATGTGGTGGTGACCCTTTCCCACGCTGGTTATGTGAAATACCAGCCGCTGACTGAATACGAAGCCCAACGCCGAGGCGGCAAGGGCAAATCTGCCACCAAAATGAAGGAAGACGACTTTATTGAACGCCTCTTGGTGGCCAACACCCACGACACCATTCTCTGCTTCTCCACCCGTGGCCGCTTATACCAATTAAAAGTTTACCAGCTACCACAGGCCAGCCGTGGCGCCCGTGGCACGCCGATTGTGAATATCCTGCCATTGGTTAAGGAAGAAAACGAACGTATCACCGCCATTCTGCCAATTCCAAATGGCGAATTCAGTGCCGATAAGTTTATCTTTATGGCCACGGCCAGCGGCATTGTGAAAAAAGTTTCGCTTGATGCCTTTGGCAACGTCCGTTCCAGCGGCCTGATTGCCCTGAAACTGCGTGAGGGCGATGAGCTGATTGGCGTGGACATCACCGACGGCGACAGCGAAATCATGCTCTTCTCCGCCCAAGGCCGTGTGGTTCGCTTTAATGAAAAAGGCGTGCGGGGCATGGGCCGGATCGCCACCGGTGTGCGAGGCATGAAACTGGCCACCAGCGATATGCTTGAGGAGCTAGAAGAAGCCGATATCGAGCCAATTGAAAACGAAGAGGCCGAGGACGGCAGTGTGGATCTGAACACCGACAAGGTGGTTTCCCTGGTGATTCCAAAAACCGAGGGCGAAATCTTAACCGTGACCCAAAACGGCTACGGCAAACGCACCAAGTTAGACGAATACCCAGTTAAATCCCGTAATACCAAGGGCGTAGTTTCCATCAAGGTCAATGACCGCAACGGCAAAGTGGTGGCTGCTGTTCAAGTGGAAGAAACAGACCAAATCATGCTGATTACCGATGCCGGCACCCTGGTTCGCACCCGAGTAAACGAAGTCAGCCTGGTTGGCCGCAACACCCAAGGGGTCAGGATCATCCGAACGGCTGAAGACGAACAAGTGGTCAGCCTCGAGAAGATTTGTGAAATCGAAGAGGATGAGCTTGCAGAGGCGGAAGCTGAAGAATAAGCACAAGGCACAGGCGTTTCGTCTGTGCCTTTATTTTAAAGAGGATTATTTATGTTAAGTGAAAATTTTATTGAACATTTAAACGAAAGCCTTGGTCGTATCTTTTTTCAAGAGTCTCAAAATTATATCAAGCTCTTACAAGACTTGGGTTTAAGCCAAGAAAAGAATGAAGATTTTATTTATTTTTGGTCCACCTATAGTGATGAAATATACGGGAAATTTGGCTATTTAATGGACTTCTGCATGGATATAGAAGATCTTGAAACGAGTGAAACCTTCCGTTTAAGGCAAGCATATAACCTGCCCCATCAATATCTTTCTTTCATGGGCGAGGATATAGAAGACTATCTTTTTTATGATATAAAATCTGATAAGGTCTATTTGGTTGAGGCAGATGGCCTAAATGATTTTATTGAACATCAGCAGGCTGAAAAAGAATGGGAAAGTTTTTTAGCCTTTATTCAAGATTTTTTAGGCTATATAGAGCCTTAATAAGAAGGGATAAGGGAAGATAAAATGTGTCAAATAAATGAAATTTTTAACCATATTTCCCAAGCACTTGAGCAGCTCCTGCAAAATGAAGAATGGGAAGATCATATCGACACCTATTTAGAGAGACGGGAACAAGCTGATTTTGATAAAAGCTGGGCCAGTGCGGATAAAAGCCTTGAGGCCATGAAAACCCAAGGGATAGATGACTTTAACCAGAGTGAACAAAAGCTGCGAGAGCAGGTGTTTAAAAGGGTGGCTGTTTTAACCAAAAATTATGACCTGGCTGCCTATCTTTCAGATGATGCTGGGCTTATTTATACCAATCTCGTTTTTGAGGGCAATAATCCTTTTGTTAATCAACTTTATGGTGCTTATAAGTTGGTGCAGTTGCCTTGAATTTTTGAACCCACGCACGGCAAGCCGTACGTGGTTAAGCATGATTGAGAGGCTTTGCCTCTCGGAGAGATGATTTTTACAAGCGGTTGATTTTGCCTAAAAATTTGCAAGCCCTCTTAAATCTTGAAGTTTATTCATCAAATGAAGCGCAAGCGGTAAAAAATTTGTGAAATATTACACATTTTTTACCGCTTGTTTTGTTAGAAAATTGTTATCAAATTTCGGTTTTTCATCGGTTATGCCTTAGGTAAATGGGCCTTTTCAGAAAAATTTGTGATCTACTTCACACATGTTTACAAAAAATTACGTTATAATAGCCAAGTTTTGATTTTGTAAATTTTCCTCAATAAGGAGCTTTTAATGAGTATTGCTATTATTGTAGCAACCCACGGTGTCGCAGCCGAGCAGTTGCTCAAGACAACAGAAATGTTGATCGGTGAGCAAGACGATGTCGTTTCTATCGACTTCGTAGCAGGCGAAAATGCGGAAACCATTATGGGCAAATATCAGGCCAAACTCGACAATGAGCTTGCCCATTGTGATCAGGTACTCTTCTTGGTTGATATGTGGGGCGGCAGCCCATTTAATGCCGCCAACCGTGTCCAAGAAGGCAAGCCTAATATGGATGTGGTGGCTGGGGTCAATATCCCGATGCTGGTCAACACCTGTATGGCCCGTGATGATGTCGAAACCTTGCAAGAGCTAGTCGAAGTGGCCTTGGAAGCAGGTTCAACCGGCATTCGTTCCCTTAACCATCAACCTGCGGCAGCCGCTGCTCCAGCCCCTGCGGCACCCGCCCAGGCTGCAGCTGCTCCAGCTCCGCAAGTGGTGGATAAGGGCAAACGTATGACCATCGGTTTGGTTCGGATTGACGACCGTTTAATCCACGGCCAAGTGGCAACCCGCTGGACTAAGGAAAGCCGGGTCAGTCGCATTATTGTGGTTAATGATGATGTGGCCAAGGACAAGGTGCGTTCAACCATGCTTAAAAGCGTTGCACCACCAGGGGTAACAGCTCACGTGGTGGATGTGGCCAAGATGATCCGGGTCTATAACAATCCAGAATATGGTGATGATCGGGTTATGTTGCTCTTCACCAACCCAAGCGATGTGCTTACCCTGCTTGAAGGTGGTGTGAAGATGGATTCCATCAACATCGGGGGCATGGCCTATCGTGACGGCAAGAAGATGATCACCTCTGCCGTGGCCGTAGATGATAAAGATATTGAAGCCTTCAAGGCCATTGATGCCATGAAGATTGAGCTTGATGTGCGTAAGGTTTCAAATGATAGCCGTCAATATATGATGGATTTATTAAAGAAAAATAACTTAATCTAAGGAAATCGTATGGAAATTTCTACTTTACAAATTGTACTTGTCTTTCTTGTTGCCTGTATTTCAGGTATGGGATCGATTCTTGATGAATGGCAAACCCACCGCCCGCTAATTGCCTGTACCCTTATCGGCTTGGTGTTAGGCGATATTAAAACCGGCATTATGGTTGGCGGTGCCTTAGAGTTGCTCGCCCTTGGCTGGATGAACATCGGTGCGGCCCTTGCCCCTGATGCGGCCTTGGCTTCGGTGGTTTCTACCATCCTAGTTATCGTAGGTGGTCAGGACATCGCAACCGGTATCTCCCTTGCCATTCCACTTGCTGCCGCCGGCCAGGTGCTAACCTATGTAGTGCGTGCCATTACCGTGGGCTTCCAACACGCAGCCGACAAGTCGGTTGAAACAGGTGACTTAAACCGCCTTGACTGGATCCACCGTGGTGCCTTATTACTTCAAGCCATGCGGATTGCCATTCCAGCCCTCATTGTTGCCTTAACGGCTGGCACGGATGTGGTGCAATCACTTCTTAACGCTATTCCAGCTGTGGTAACCACCGGCTTAAAAATCGCAGGGGGCTTTATCGCCATCGTCGGTTATGCCATGGTGATCAATATGATGCGGGCCGGCCACCTTATGCCATTCTTCTACCTCGGTTTCGTGGTAGCTGGTTTCACCGACTTCAACCTGGTAGCCTTAGGTGTGCTAGGTGCAGTGGCGGCCGTGGTTTATATCCAACTCCATCCAAAATATAACAAAAGCAATGTTGTGGTTGCCGCAGCGGCACAAGACAACGGTTTAGATAACAGACTTGACTAAGAAGGGCAGAAAAATGACAACAGAAATCAAAAAAGTAACCCAAGGCGACTTAAATGCCGTGGTTCGCCGTTCAAACCTTTTCCAAGGTTCATGGAACTTTGAGCGTATGCAGGCACTGGGCTTTATGTATTCCATCTCGCCGGTTATCAAACGCCTCTACCCAGATCCAAACTCCCAAGAGCGTAAAGATGCCATCAAACGCCATCTTGAGTTCTTCAATACCCAACCCTTCGTAGCAGCCCCTGTCTTGGGTGTGACTATCGCCATGGAAGAGGAGCGTGCTAACGGTAAGGAAATTGACGATGCGGCCATTAACGGGATCAAGGTTGGTCTCATGGGGCCGTTGGCAGGTGTGGGTGACCCAATCTACTGGGGAACTGCCCGCCCAATCTTCGCTGCCCTGGGTGCAAGCTTGGCGGTTAGCGGTAATATTTTAGGCCCTATCCTCTTCTTCGTGCTCTTTAACCTTGTGCGTTTAGCCACCCGTTACTTCGGTGTAACCTACGGCTATAAGAAGGGTTTAGACGTGGTGGGCGATATGAGCGGTGGCTTATTGCAAAAACTGACCGAAGGCTCATCCATCCTGGGTCTCTTTATCATGGGGGCCTTGGTACAGAAATGGACCAGCATTAACGTGCCGCTGGAAGTGGCCACCATCCAAATGCAGGACGGCACAACCAAGGTGGAAACGGTGCAAACCATCTTAGATAGCCTCATGCCAGGCCTCTTACCACTCTTGCTGACCTTCGCCTGTATGTGGCTCCTGCGTAACCGTGTCAATGCCTTGTGGATTATCATCGGCTTCTTCGCCATCGGTATCTTCGGGGCCTGGACAGGTATTCTAGCCTAATCAGCCCACCCACAAGCGGGGCAGTTTTGCAAAAAATCTGCAAAAGGGCCCCGCTTGATCTAGATGACTTATCTCTTATGACCAATTTCATCCTCCTCCTCGGCATCCTTCTCTTCCTTGCCTATGCCTTTTACGATCAATTCCTGATGGACAAGCTCAAGGGCAAGACCCGATTAAGCCTTTTCCTCAAGCCCCAGGCCAAGGCGGATGGCCTTATCCTTATTGGCCTTATCATTATTACCATCTACCAGGGCCTGCAAAACCAAATTGAAGCCCTTCCCCTCTTTTTGCTCAGCTTCT
This window harbors:
- a CDS encoding PTS N-acetylgalactosamine transporter subunit IIC, whose protein sequence is MTTEIKKVTQGDLNAVVRRSNLFQGSWNFERMQALGFMYSISPVIKRLYPDPNSQERKDAIKRHLEFFNTQPFVAAPVLGVTIAMEEERANGKEIDDAAINGIKVGLMGPLAGVGDPIYWGTARPIFAALGASLAVSGNILGPILFFVLFNLVRLATRYFGVTYGYKKGLDVVGDMSGGLLQKLTEGSSILGLFIMGALVQKWTSINVPLEVATIQMQDGTTKVETVQTILDSLMPGLLPLLLTFACMWLLRNRVNALWIIIGFFAIGIFGAWTGILA
- a CDS encoding PTS mannose/fructose/sorbose transporter subunit IIC (catalyzes the phosphorylation of incoming sugar substrates concomitant with their translocation across the cell membrane; the IIC domain forms the PTS system translocation channel and contains the specific substrate-binding site); protein product: MEISTLQIVLVFLVACISGMGSILDEWQTHRPLIACTLIGLVLGDIKTGIMVGGALELLALGWMNIGAALAPDAALASVVSTILVIVGGQDIATGISLAIPLAAAGQVLTYVVRAITVGFQHAADKSVETGDLNRLDWIHRGALLLQAMRIAIPALIVALTAGTDVVQSLLNAIPAVVTTGLKIAGGFIAIVGYAMVINMMRAGHLMPFFYLGFVVAGFTDFNLVALGVLGAVAAVVYIQLHPKYNKSNVVVAAAAQDNGLDNRLD